A genomic segment from Microbulbifer elongatus encodes:
- the sodC gene encoding superoxide dismutase family protein encodes MSRTLKSIAFVALCSSLVLPAAADTVVTVLKLNKEGVGTKLGTVSVTETAYGLVFTPNLNGLPKGLHGFHLHEHGSCEPAEKKGKMVPGLAAGSHYDPHNTGKHGMPWGDGHLGDLPALYVDRGGKAVTPVLAPRLKKSDLKGRALMIHAGGDNYSDQPKPLGGGGARIACGVIQ; translated from the coding sequence ATGTCCCGAACACTCAAATCAATCGCCTTTGTTGCGCTGTGCAGTAGCCTGGTATTGCCCGCAGCAGCGGATACGGTGGTGACGGTGCTGAAGCTCAATAAAGAAGGCGTCGGCACCAAGCTGGGCACCGTGTCCGTTACCGAGACGGCGTACGGCCTGGTATTTACCCCGAATCTCAATGGGCTGCCGAAAGGGTTGCACGGTTTCCACCTGCACGAACATGGTAGCTGTGAGCCGGCCGAGAAAAAGGGCAAGATGGTGCCGGGCCTGGCGGCCGGGAGCCATTATGACCCGCATAATACCGGCAAGCACGGTATGCCCTGGGGCGATGGCCACCTGGGGGATCTGCCCGCACTCTACGTGGACCGCGGTGGCAAAGCGGTGACACCGGTGCTCGCTCCGCGTCTGAAAAAGTCAGACCTGAAAGGGCGTGCACTGATGATCCACGCCGGTGGTGATAACTATTCGGATCAGCCGAAACCGCTAGGTGGCGGCGGCGCGCGTATTGCTTGTGGCGTTATCCAGTGA
- a CDS encoding catalase family protein → MKARILLATATALWTLGSAAQEPPAVDQALPNPDRINPNPNASPAVAPHTLDMLGMELSEAEQTAIASAIQSARKISAAAHSLNSPRYGNHYRRDAHAKATGCLRAEFEINGDIPPRFQHSIFSEPGRSYRAWIRFSNGDMQVQPDSQGDARGMAIKVMKSGGTPIAAELPQGAAANQDFIMTNTPAFFHRNIFDYAENMQHLAQLDRRGWFFSLWPPRLRVKEMWRAYQTVSSTIDTPLAEQYFSMLPYRLGETPIKFSTRPCAGSDFSRARANRQRGENYLTRQMSETLTSASACFDFMVQPRLSGATGQEMPLDDGTVIWKESRSPFIPIARIHIPPQEFTGRAQRNFCENLSMNPWRGVGEWEPLGSLNRARRLVYHAVSDFRHRKNAATYQEPDNWCIPGAKVPCSDTQGLKLRKPRWPLPRCFDGHFRPRDGSAVSSQCDGYNTGRRSLDNATSNTRAAAT, encoded by the coding sequence GTGAAAGCACGCATTCTGCTGGCGACCGCCACTGCGCTCTGGACACTCGGTAGTGCAGCGCAAGAGCCACCCGCCGTCGACCAGGCATTGCCCAATCCGGACAGAATCAATCCAAACCCCAATGCCTCCCCCGCCGTGGCGCCCCACACTCTGGATATGCTTGGCATGGAACTGTCCGAAGCGGAGCAGACTGCGATTGCATCCGCGATTCAATCGGCGCGCAAAATCTCTGCTGCCGCCCATTCCTTGAACAGCCCCAGATACGGTAACCACTACCGTCGAGACGCCCACGCCAAGGCAACCGGCTGCCTGCGCGCGGAATTTGAAATTAACGGAGATATTCCGCCGCGCTTTCAGCATTCCATTTTTTCCGAACCCGGGCGCAGTTACCGGGCCTGGATCCGTTTTTCTAACGGCGATATGCAGGTTCAGCCAGACAGCCAGGGGGACGCCCGGGGTATGGCGATCAAGGTAATGAAATCCGGCGGCACACCCATCGCTGCCGAGTTACCCCAGGGCGCCGCTGCGAACCAGGACTTCATCATGACCAATACCCCGGCGTTTTTTCATCGCAATATCTTTGATTACGCCGAGAATATGCAGCACCTGGCGCAGCTGGATCGCCGCGGCTGGTTTTTCAGCCTGTGGCCGCCGCGCCTGCGGGTAAAGGAAATGTGGCGGGCGTATCAGACCGTATCCTCCACCATCGATACCCCGCTGGCAGAGCAATACTTTTCCATGCTGCCCTATCGGCTGGGGGAAACACCCATCAAATTCTCCACACGTCCCTGCGCCGGTAGTGACTTTTCCCGGGCGCGAGCCAACAGACAGCGCGGGGAAAACTATCTCACCCGGCAGATGAGCGAAACGCTCACGTCTGCCAGTGCCTGTTTTGACTTTATGGTGCAGCCACGGCTGTCCGGTGCGACCGGTCAGGAAATGCCCCTGGATGACGGCACTGTGATCTGGAAAGAGTCCAGGTCGCCGTTTATTCCCATCGCGCGCATACATATCCCGCCACAGGAGTTTACCGGCAGGGCGCAGCGGAACTTTTGCGAGAATCTTTCCATGAACCCCTGGCGTGGGGTGGGAGAATGGGAGCCCCTTGGCAGCCTGAACCGGGCCCGGCGTCTCGTGTATCACGCAGTGTCGGATTTTCGCCACCGCAAGAACGCCGCCACATATCAGGAACCCGATAACTGGTGTATTCCCGGGGCAAAAGTTCCCTGTTCCGATACACAGGGGCTCAAACTCCGCAAACCGCGCTGGCCACTGCCACGCTGTTTCGATGGGCATTTTCGCCCACGAGACGGAAGTGCGGTCAGCAGCCAGTGCGATGGTTACAACACCGGCCGTCGCTCACTGGATAACGCCACAAGCAATACGCGCGCCGCCGCCACCTAG
- a CDS encoding di-heme-cytochrome C peroxidase — MEFRLFKFPLWLLAGGGLILTGCTLAQKLFEPNITSEAITEIRYLDQGWTDEDRQLFYNTPQGTELQGLHFAWLQALELPFSREKLASPENMRGWGFIIDPTYSPKSTAGAVYPVGMGSHLNPEDGSQRLDLGCALCHTGELHYRGTALRIDGGQAIHGMSTSDFGEFIHSLGATTAEMQVNLLKWNRFVKEVAGDDPEARTRLKRDFSAFRNRFFEFAKGPGRDKNFPVAEGRGRTDAVGRIGNVVFGYNLGIEENYKKANAPVSYPFLWDIWRFDWVQYTGFTNQAMARNVGEALGVMAPVKLIDENGELLPEGEFGQSTIDVEGMQCVETTLRKLRPPKWPEDVLGEVDITRARQGKDLFADQCAHCHGPHIAEPYQWTLAAGPGDNPANQRDVNWQWDMSGQIDYDADNRPVRQDWRESIWAVPWIDISVIGTDPTAATNFIEHRFDPGPLVARNPADPEDAETRRVNAGDGLQLLINRLVPVLYKNRDISSDGNAIADYDGLNVPFRIANKAAYKARPLHGVWATPPFLHNGSVPTIYDLLSPKEARPVRFGVGHREYNPHKLGYITDMRPGSFAFDTRKTGNSNSGHLFTDSDQPGRIGRRLKEHERLALIEYLKVMGNPDYAERLGGDPQNWAQYPEPPASAIGEQACAPYRHTRVPQLASQQIHGEAAP, encoded by the coding sequence ATGGAATTTCGGCTTTTCAAATTTCCGCTGTGGTTACTGGCCGGCGGCGGCCTGATCCTGACCGGCTGCACGCTCGCCCAGAAGCTCTTCGAACCCAATATCACCAGCGAAGCGATCACCGAAATCCGCTATCTGGACCAGGGCTGGACCGATGAAGATCGTCAGCTTTTTTACAATACCCCCCAGGGTACCGAGCTGCAGGGGCTTCATTTCGCCTGGCTGCAGGCACTGGAACTGCCTTTTTCCCGAGAGAAACTCGCAAGCCCTGAAAACATGCGCGGTTGGGGGTTCATCATCGACCCCACATATAGCCCCAAATCCACTGCCGGTGCGGTCTACCCGGTGGGTATGGGGAGCCACCTGAACCCCGAGGACGGCTCTCAGCGCCTCGACCTGGGCTGTGCCCTGTGCCATACCGGCGAACTGCATTATCGGGGTACCGCATTGCGTATTGACGGCGGCCAGGCCATTCACGGTATGTCCACCAGTGACTTTGGTGAGTTTATTCACTCTCTCGGAGCCACCACCGCTGAAATGCAGGTCAACCTGCTGAAATGGAACCGCTTCGTCAAAGAGGTTGCCGGTGACGATCCGGAAGCGCGCACCCGGTTGAAGCGGGACTTTTCCGCCTTCCGCAACCGCTTTTTCGAGTTTGCCAAAGGGCCGGGGCGGGACAAGAACTTCCCGGTTGCAGAAGGTCGTGGCCGCACGGACGCGGTAGGCCGGATCGGCAATGTCGTATTCGGTTACAACCTGGGTATCGAAGAGAACTACAAAAAAGCCAATGCCCCGGTCAGCTACCCTTTCCTGTGGGATATCTGGCGTTTTGACTGGGTGCAGTACACTGGATTTACCAACCAGGCCATGGCCCGCAATGTCGGTGAAGCACTGGGCGTGATGGCGCCGGTAAAATTGATCGACGAGAACGGCGAGCTGTTGCCGGAAGGGGAGTTCGGTCAGTCCACTATCGACGTGGAAGGTATGCAGTGCGTTGAAACCACTCTGCGCAAGCTGCGACCGCCGAAGTGGCCGGAAGATGTGCTGGGGGAAGTTGACATCACCCGCGCCCGCCAGGGAAAAGATCTGTTTGCCGACCAGTGCGCCCACTGTCACGGCCCACACATCGCAGAACCCTACCAATGGACGCTGGCCGCAGGACCCGGGGATAACCCGGCCAACCAGCGAGACGTCAATTGGCAATGGGACATGTCCGGCCAGATCGACTACGACGCTGACAATCGCCCGGTACGCCAGGACTGGCGGGAATCCATCTGGGCGGTTCCCTGGATCGATATCAGCGTCATCGGCACCGACCCCACCGCGGCAACGAATTTTATCGAACATAGGTTCGACCCGGGGCCCCTGGTTGCACGCAATCCGGCAGACCCTGAGGATGCTGAAACACGCCGGGTCAACGCGGGAGACGGTTTGCAGCTGCTGATCAACAGGCTGGTGCCGGTGCTTTACAAAAATCGCGATATTTCCAGTGACGGCAACGCAATCGCCGACTACGACGGCTTGAATGTGCCCTTCCGAATCGCCAACAAGGCGGCCTACAAAGCGCGCCCTCTGCATGGGGTATGGGCCACCCCCCCCTTTCTGCACAATGGATCCGTCCCCACCATTTACGACCTGCTTTCTCCCAAGGAAGCGCGCCCGGTGCGATTTGGGGTCGGGCACCGGGAGTACAACCCACACAAGCTCGGCTATATCACCGATATGCGTCCCGGCAGTTTTGCTTTCGACACCCGGAAAACCGGCAACAGCAACAGCGGCCATCTGTTTACCGACAGCGATCAACCCGGACGTATCGGCCGGCGCCTGAAAGAGCACGAACGCCTGGCACTGATCGAGTACCTGAAGGTGATGGGCAACCCGGATTACGCCGAACGCCTGGGCGGGGACCCACAAAACTGGGCGCAATACCCAGAGCCGCCCGCAAGTGCCATCGGAGAGCAGGCCTGTGCGCCGTACCGCCACACTCGTGTTCCGCAGCTGGCGAGCCAGCAGATTCACGGGGAGGCCGCACCGTGA
- a CDS encoding DUF885 domain-containing protein, with product MKLKLTLLAAAISALALSGCDQKQTTEQTDATPTATSEAAPTTDQASVSGAAGDPDVIAKTNELFEQQFQTHVNRSPEFKTFLGIKEDYGKWDDISPRFEKETHEINKRQLETLKKIDPAQLDEATRLSLELAKRKLEQDIESWKWRLHTYPVNQMYAAHTSVASLLINQHRVDDVSDAEAYISRLNGLPAYFDQLVENLKERADKGVVVPKFVFPYVISDGKNLITGAPYDDGKDSTLYADFKGKVDKLEISDEEKSALIEQAKTAMLESVKPAYENLIDYLGELEKKATTDDGAWKLPDGDDFYQHRLNVYTTTDMTAEEIHQKGLEEVERIHNEMREIMKQVEFDGDLQEFFEFMRTDERFYYPETEEGKQRYLKEATALIDTMKGRLDELFITKPKADLVVKAVEPFREKSAGKAFYQRPAPDGSRPGIYYANLYKMSSMPVYQMEALAYHEGIPGHHMQLSIMQELENVPSFRKFGGYTAYTEGWGLYSELVPKEIGFYQDPYSDFGRLAMELWRACRLVVDTGMHSKKWTREETIDWLAENSPNPHGDVVKAIERYIVMPGQATAYKIGMMKIVELRENARQALGDAFDIREFHDVVLANGAVPLDVLEELVNNWVAEKKGN from the coding sequence ATGAAGCTCAAGTTGACTCTGCTGGCAGCCGCCATAAGCGCGCTCGCCCTATCAGGTTGTGACCAGAAGCAAACCACTGAACAGACGGACGCCACCCCAACCGCAACCTCCGAAGCAGCGCCGACTACAGACCAGGCCAGTGTCAGCGGAGCAGCGGGTGATCCGGACGTGATTGCGAAAACCAACGAGTTGTTCGAGCAACAGTTTCAGACTCACGTCAACCGCAGCCCCGAATTCAAAACTTTTCTGGGGATTAAAGAGGACTACGGTAAATGGGACGATATCTCTCCCCGCTTTGAAAAAGAAACCCACGAGATCAACAAGCGACAGCTCGAGACACTGAAAAAAATTGACCCGGCTCAACTCGACGAAGCTACCCGGCTATCGCTGGAACTGGCCAAGCGCAAGCTCGAGCAGGACATTGAAAGCTGGAAGTGGCGCTTGCACACCTACCCCGTCAATCAGATGTATGCCGCCCATACCAGTGTCGCTTCGCTGCTGATCAATCAGCACCGGGTAGACGACGTATCCGATGCGGAAGCCTATATCTCTCGCCTGAACGGCTTACCTGCGTATTTTGATCAGCTGGTTGAAAACCTGAAAGAGCGCGCGGACAAGGGCGTCGTCGTGCCCAAGTTTGTGTTCCCCTACGTTATCAGCGACGGCAAAAACCTGATTACTGGCGCGCCCTATGACGATGGTAAAGACAGCACCCTGTACGCCGACTTCAAGGGCAAGGTGGATAAGCTGGAAATCAGCGACGAAGAAAAGTCCGCGCTGATCGAGCAGGCCAAAACGGCCATGCTGGAAAGTGTCAAGCCCGCGTATGAAAATTTGATCGACTACCTGGGTGAACTGGAGAAAAAAGCCACCACCGATGACGGCGCCTGGAAACTGCCAGATGGCGATGACTTCTACCAGCACCGCCTCAACGTCTACACCACCACCGACATGACCGCCGAGGAAATCCACCAGAAAGGCCTCGAAGAAGTGGAGCGCATTCACAACGAAATGCGTGAAATCATGAAGCAGGTGGAGTTTGACGGGGATCTGCAGGAATTCTTTGAATTCATGCGCACCGATGAGCGCTTCTACTATCCGGAAACCGAGGAAGGCAAGCAGCGCTACCTGAAAGAAGCCACTGCGCTGATCGACACCATGAAAGGCCGCCTCGACGAACTGTTCATCACCAAGCCGAAAGCCGATCTGGTGGTAAAAGCAGTAGAGCCTTTCCGCGAGAAATCCGCGGGTAAAGCCTTTTACCAGCGCCCGGCCCCGGACGGATCACGCCCGGGTATCTACTATGCCAACCTGTACAAAATGAGCAGTATGCCGGTGTACCAGATGGAGGCTCTGGCCTATCACGAAGGCATTCCCGGTCACCATATGCAGCTGTCCATCATGCAGGAACTGGAAAATGTACCCAGCTTCCGCAAATTCGGTGGTTACACTGCCTATACGGAAGGCTGGGGACTCTACTCTGAGTTGGTGCCCAAAGAGATCGGTTTCTACCAGGATCCCTATTCCGACTTTGGCCGACTCGCCATGGAACTGTGGCGCGCCTGCCGATTGGTGGTAGACACCGGTATGCACAGTAAAAAGTGGACGCGGGAAGAGACCATCGACTGGCTGGCAGAAAACAGCCCCAACCCCCATGGCGATGTGGTCAAAGCCATTGAACGCTATATCGTGATGCCAGGACAGGCCACCGCCTACAAGATCGGCATGATGAAGATTGTCGAACTGCGCGAGAATGCCAGACAGGCACTGGGCGACGCATTCGATATCCGCGAATTCCACGATGTGGTACTGGCAAATGGCGCCGTGCCACTGGATGTACTGGAAGAACTGGTCAACAACTGGGTGGCGGAAAAGAAAGGCAACTGA
- a CDS encoding superoxide dismutase gives MAHVLPELPYAMDALQPHISKETLEFHYGKHHKTYVDKLNGLLEGTPEADKSLEEVIKSSSGGVFNNAAQIWNHTFYWNCLSPNGGGAATGAVAEAINAAFGSFDKFKEEFTQSAVNNFGSGWTWLVKKADGSVAIVNTSNAETPLTDDSVTPLLTCDVWEHAYYIDYRNARPKYMEAFWALVNWDFVNQNFA, from the coding sequence ATGGCACATGTTCTCCCCGAACTCCCCTATGCTATGGACGCGCTGCAGCCGCACATCTCCAAAGAGACTCTGGAATTCCACTACGGCAAGCACCACAAAACCTACGTCGACAAGCTGAACGGCCTGCTGGAAGGCACTCCAGAAGCCGACAAGTCTCTGGAAGAAGTGATCAAATCTTCCTCCGGCGGTGTTTTCAATAACGCGGCTCAAATCTGGAACCACACCTTTTACTGGAACTGCCTGAGCCCCAACGGCGGCGGTGCCGCTACTGGCGCGGTTGCCGAAGCGATCAATGCGGCCTTCGGTTCTTTCGACAAGTTCAAGGAAGAATTCACCCAAAGCGCCGTAAACAACTTCGGTTCTGGCTGGACCTGGCTGGTGAAGAAAGCTGACGGTTCCGTAGCCATCGTCAACACCTCCAACGCCGAAACCCCGCTGACCGACGACAGCGTCACCCCGCTGCTGACCTGCGACGTGTGGGAGCACGCCTACTACATCGATTACCGCAACGCGCGTCCGAAGTACATGGAAGCCTTCTGGGCACTGGTCAACTGGGACTTTGTGAACCAGAACTTTGCCTGA
- a CDS encoding fumarate hydratase → MTIIRQDDLIDSVADALQFISYYHPQDFIQALNKAYEKEANPAAKDAMAQILINSRMCAQGHRPICQDTGIVTVKLKVGMNVQWDAEMSVTDMVNEGVRRAYKNPDNVLRASILADPDGARKNTGDNTPAVIHYEIVPGDNVDVYVAAKGGGSEAKSKFAMLNPSDSVVDWVLEMVPKMGAGWCPPGMLGIGVGGTAEKAMLLAKESLLDPIDIQELQERGAANRAEELRLELFDKVNKLGIGAQGLGGLTTVLDVKVKDFPTHAANKAVAIIPNCAATRHTHFTLDGSGAARQTPPKLEDWPEITREAGGTTRRVNLDEVTAEDVLSWQPGDTLLLNGKMLTGRDAAHKKMVDILAKGEKLPVDLTGRFIYYVGPVDPVREEVVGPAGPTTATRMDKFTRTMLEETGLLGMIGKAERGPTAIDAIRDNKAVYLMAVGGAAYLVAQAIKDAKVIAFPELGMEAIYEFEVEDMPVTVAVDSNGESVHNTGPVIWKQKIEEGAV, encoded by the coding sequence ATGACGATTATCCGCCAGGACGACCTGATCGACAGCGTGGCCGACGCGCTGCAGTTCATTTCTTACTACCACCCTCAGGACTTTATTCAGGCCCTCAACAAAGCCTACGAAAAGGAAGCGAACCCGGCGGCGAAAGACGCCATGGCGCAGATCCTGATCAATTCCCGCATGTGCGCCCAGGGCCATCGCCCGATCTGTCAGGACACCGGCATTGTGACCGTAAAACTGAAAGTGGGCATGAATGTTCAGTGGGATGCGGAAATGAGTGTGACCGACATGGTCAACGAAGGTGTCCGCCGCGCTTACAAGAACCCGGATAATGTACTGCGTGCTTCCATTCTGGCGGACCCCGATGGTGCGCGTAAAAATACGGGCGACAACACCCCAGCGGTGATTCACTACGAAATCGTCCCCGGCGACAATGTCGACGTCTATGTGGCCGCAAAAGGCGGCGGCAGCGAAGCAAAAAGTAAATTTGCCATGCTGAACCCTTCGGACTCCGTGGTGGATTGGGTGCTGGAAATGGTACCCAAGATGGGTGCTGGCTGGTGCCCGCCCGGCATGCTCGGTATCGGGGTAGGGGGAACTGCGGAAAAGGCCATGTTGCTGGCGAAAGAGTCGCTACTGGACCCCATCGACATCCAGGAGTTGCAGGAGCGGGGCGCAGCTAACCGCGCTGAAGAACTGCGCCTGGAATTGTTCGACAAGGTCAACAAACTTGGCATCGGTGCTCAGGGACTCGGTGGTCTCACCACCGTGCTGGATGTGAAAGTGAAAGACTTTCCCACCCATGCTGCCAACAAAGCGGTTGCGATTATCCCCAACTGTGCCGCCACCCGTCACACCCACTTCACCCTCGACGGATCTGGCGCAGCGCGCCAGACGCCACCGAAACTCGAAGACTGGCCGGAAATCACCCGCGAAGCGGGCGGCACTACTCGCCGTGTAAATCTGGATGAAGTAACCGCAGAAGATGTTCTCAGCTGGCAGCCCGGTGACACGCTACTGCTGAACGGCAAAATGCTCACCGGCCGCGATGCCGCGCATAAGAAAATGGTCGACATACTGGCCAAAGGTGAAAAGCTCCCGGTGGATCTGACTGGGCGTTTTATCTACTACGTAGGCCCGGTAGACCCGGTCCGCGAAGAAGTTGTCGGCCCTGCCGGGCCTACCACTGCAACACGTATGGACAAGTTCACTCGTACCATGCTGGAAGAAACCGGCCTGTTGGGAATGATCGGTAAAGCCGAGCGCGGTCCGACCGCAATTGACGCGATCCGTGATAACAAAGCGGTTTATCTGATGGCCGTTGGCGGCGCAGCTTACCTGGTGGCCCAGGCCATCAAGGACGCCAAAGTCATTGCTTTCCCGGAATTGGGTATGGAAGCCATTTACGAGTTCGAAGTGGAAGACATGCCGGTCACCGTAGCGGTGGACAGCAATGGTGAGTCCGTTCATAACACCGGCCCGGTAATCTGGAAACAAAAGATCGAAGAGGGTGCTGTGTAA
- a CDS encoding DUF1801 domain-containing protein: MSTNKVNLDPKRNAGGNPYIDKGDGDAPIQAYIAAMPGWKQALGRQLDALVTREVPGVQKAVRWNTPFYGVEGKGWFLAMYCYKKYFQISFLNGSQLDPLPPKESKDKSVRYLNIYEDDSFDEDRIASWIKQAAILPGDTVF; encoded by the coding sequence TTGTCAACAAACAAAGTGAATTTAGATCCGAAGCGGAATGCTGGGGGCAATCCGTATATCGACAAGGGCGATGGTGATGCCCCTATTCAAGCTTATATTGCGGCTATGCCTGGTTGGAAGCAAGCGCTTGGTCGTCAACTTGATGCACTGGTCACTCGAGAAGTGCCGGGCGTCCAAAAAGCTGTGCGTTGGAATACTCCGTTTTATGGTGTCGAAGGAAAGGGCTGGTTTCTGGCGATGTACTGCTATAAGAAATACTTCCAGATCAGTTTCCTGAATGGATCACAGCTTGATCCTTTGCCGCCCAAAGAGTCGAAGGATAAAAGTGTGCGGTATCTCAACATATACGAGGATGATAGTTTTGATGAAGATCGCATAGCGAGCTGGATTAAACAGGCGGCCATATTACCGGGAGACACTGTGTTTTGA